From the Helicobacter kayseriensis genome, the window CATGAAATCAAAGTTCCTGTAGATCCACAAAGTGGGCAACCTAGCGGACAGAGAGTTCATACTCCTTTTATTTTTACTTGCTCTCTCAACAAGGCCGTTCCCCTTCTTTACAATGCACTTACAACAGGAGAGAAGTTACCAAAAGTAGAAGTGCACTGGTTTAGAACTTCATCTTCTGGGGGACCTGAGCATTATTTCACAACAATTCTTGAAGATGCGATCATTACAAACATTTCACTTGTTATGCCAAACGCCCAAGACCAAACCAATAATGACAAAACAGAACTATTTAAAGTTTC encodes:
- a CDS encoding Hcp family type VI secretion system effector, with protein sequence MAQPAYIRIEGSKQGLITSGATTEASIGNRFQEGHEDEVMAQEIEHEIKVPVDPQSGQPSGQRVHTPFIFTCSLNKAVPLLYNALTTGEKLPKVEVHWFRTSSSGGPEHYFTTILEDAIITNISLVMPNAQDQTNNDKTELFKVSLNYRKITWEHTAGGTSGSDDWRKA